In Salinarimonas sp., a genomic segment contains:
- a CDS encoding Wzz/FepE/Etk N-terminal domain-containing protein yields the protein MARHDADAHRRDAYRRTPEPPPETARLETQLDLPTLVAFLWRRAWIIAAGVAVAVVIGALYAFTAQPKYAAVAGLVIDETKGELARVSPGGAPAAEDLVAIATQIQILRSQDVALSVVDRLDLTENPLFIPDRPNVVTAAIGAARSGARDALDALFAAPSPPVDRTSAEADAEAAPAVTPRERAAVAVRSSLDVYRLGASRAIDVRYTGNHPEIAAAIANAVTEAYIQDRIDARFDAADNAGAWLRRRIAELQDQFADTARRVQAFRAENDIIDTGGGRGLINQQALAQVNESLVRAASDAAEARARYARVQRALAQDDLSLERVDAGESDLVTRLRSRYIELSAEEDVLSERLAPDNPALTSIRRELARTEDAIRGELRRVAERLRTEQDIAAAGEADLRDELRRLVERSNVTEEARVRLLQLESEAEVLQTAYESYLKRYTDVIQQQSAPFLEARTISPALVPSGPTGPRKALVLILSAILGGGLGLAAAVLLEGFDRTIRLPRQLEAIGVRSLGIVPLAKPVGVFRGRRLFGRAPRGANAMAARAELSLVASAPGSPFANGLRRVKTQVAHALPEGEAGGAVIGVTGLCPGEGASTIAANLARLYAVAGRTALLVDANLHDGTLTEAGVGVEPEPLAGAKRLQVVGGEALFEQLRDPADNDPTALPSAADLLASTRMRQFMKEARQRYEITILDLPALESVPDTGAVAPYLDGIVLVAEWGRASRPGLEDAVADLRRHGAQIVGAILNKARLRAMRSMGHRPTDLGYRPRRRTAASGRAAGMETPARETAA from the coding sequence ATGGCTCGTCACGACGCAGATGCCCACCGCCGCGATGCGTACCGCCGGACGCCCGAGCCGCCGCCCGAGACCGCGCGCCTGGAGACCCAGCTCGATTTGCCGACGCTCGTCGCATTCCTCTGGCGGCGGGCCTGGATCATCGCCGCCGGCGTCGCGGTCGCTGTGGTGATCGGCGCGCTCTACGCCTTCACGGCTCAGCCGAAATACGCAGCCGTCGCCGGGCTCGTCATCGACGAGACGAAAGGCGAGCTCGCGCGCGTGTCCCCCGGCGGCGCTCCCGCTGCGGAGGATCTCGTCGCCATCGCCACGCAGATCCAGATCCTGCGCTCGCAGGACGTCGCGCTCAGCGTCGTCGACAGGCTCGACCTCACCGAGAACCCGCTCTTCATCCCCGACCGTCCCAACGTCGTCACCGCCGCCATCGGCGCCGCGCGTAGCGGCGCGCGCGACGCGCTGGATGCGCTGTTCGCTGCGCCGAGCCCGCCGGTCGATCGCACCAGCGCCGAGGCCGATGCAGAAGCGGCCCCGGCGGTCACCCCGCGCGAGCGCGCGGCCGTCGCCGTCCGGTCCAGTCTCGACGTCTACCGCCTCGGCGCCTCCCGGGCAATCGATGTGCGCTATACCGGCAATCATCCGGAAATCGCGGCGGCGATCGCCAACGCCGTCACGGAAGCCTACATCCAGGACCGCATCGACGCGCGCTTCGACGCGGCCGACAACGCTGGCGCCTGGCTGCGCCGTCGCATTGCCGAGTTGCAGGATCAGTTCGCCGATACCGCGCGCCGGGTTCAGGCGTTCCGCGCCGAGAACGACATCATCGATACCGGCGGTGGGCGAGGGCTGATCAACCAGCAGGCTCTGGCCCAGGTCAACGAGAGCCTCGTGCGGGCCGCTTCGGACGCCGCCGAGGCGCGCGCGCGCTACGCCCGGGTCCAGCGCGCCCTTGCGCAGGACGACCTCTCGCTCGAGCGCGTCGACGCCGGCGAGAGCGATCTCGTGACGCGGCTGCGGTCCCGCTACATCGAGCTGTCCGCCGAGGAGGACGTCCTCTCGGAGCGTCTCGCGCCCGACAACCCGGCGCTCACGTCCATACGCCGCGAGCTCGCCCGCACCGAGGACGCGATCCGCGGCGAGCTGCGGCGCGTCGCCGAGCGCCTGCGGACCGAGCAGGACATCGCCGCCGCCGGTGAGGCGGATCTGCGCGACGAGCTGAGGCGCCTCGTCGAGCGCTCGAACGTCACCGAGGAAGCGCGCGTGCGTCTCCTGCAGCTCGAGAGCGAGGCCGAGGTCCTCCAGACCGCCTACGAGAGCTACCTGAAGCGCTACACGGACGTGATCCAGCAGCAGAGCGCGCCCTTCCTGGAAGCACGCACGATCTCGCCGGCCCTCGTCCCGAGCGGCCCGACGGGACCCAGGAAGGCGCTGGTCCTCATCCTCTCGGCCATTCTCGGCGGCGGGCTCGGCCTCGCGGCGGCGGTGCTCCTGGAGGGGTTCGACCGGACGATCCGCCTGCCGCGGCAGCTCGAGGCCATCGGCGTGCGCTCGCTGGGCATCGTTCCCCTGGCGAAGCCGGTCGGTGTCTTTCGCGGGCGCCGCCTGTTCGGCCGTGCGCCGCGGGGCGCGAACGCGATGGCGGCGCGCGCCGAGCTGTCCTTGGTGGCGAGCGCGCCCGGATCGCCTTTCGCCAACGGCCTGCGGCGCGTCAAGACCCAGGTCGCCCACGCGCTGCCCGAAGGAGAGGCCGGCGGCGCCGTCATCGGGGTCACCGGGCTCTGCCCCGGCGAGGGCGCCTCCACGATCGCGGCCAACCTCGCGCGCCTCTACGCGGTCGCAGGACGCACGGCGCTTCTCGTCGACGCGAACCTCCACGACGGCACGCTCACCGAAGCTGGCGTCGGCGTCGAGCCGGAGCCGCTCGCGGGAGCCAAGCGGCTGCAGGTCGTCGGCGGCGAGGCGCTCTTCGAGCAGCTGCGCGATCCCGCCGACAACGACCCGACGGCGCTCCCCAGCGCCGCCGATCTCCTCGCCTCGACGCGCATGCGCCAGTTCATGAAGGAGGCGCGCCAGCGATACGAGATCACGATCCTCGACCTGCCGGCCCTCGAGAGCGTGCCGGACACCGGCGCGGTGGCGCCCTACCTCGACGGAATCGTGCTCGTCGCCGAATGGGGCCGGGCCTCGCGGCCGGGGCTCGAGGACGCGGTTGCGGATCTGCGCCGGCACGGCGCCCAGATCGTCGGCGCGATCCTCAACAAGGCGCGACTGCGGGCCATG
- a CDS encoding glycosyltransferase family 2 protein, translated as MTAASVVIAVKDGRETIGRAVRSALDQTLPDIEVIVVDDASRDATAAAAREAAAGDQRLRIVALAENRGPSAARNRGIEAARGRWIAVLDADDSFAPTRLERLVTRAQAASADMACDDLAVFDRDSGRELFAMFARAPLPERIDAAAFVAGNLPDPREPRRGYGFLKPILRRSFLREQGLAYDEEMRFAEDYGLYLGCLLRGAVWVTDPAPLYSYAVHGNSLTASHTAGDLALLCRVDERALEGEPARENPRLRNALVHHLLAARKRERWAAFIAQFKARDYGSLPRTAAHSPAVFAHIAVQCLRQAVVRGVRLVRSPINRSRGG; from the coding sequence ATGACGGCGGCGAGCGTCGTGATCGCCGTAAAGGACGGGCGCGAGACGATCGGGCGCGCGGTGCGTTCGGCTCTCGACCAGACCCTGCCCGACATCGAGGTGATCGTCGTCGACGACGCCTCGCGAGACGCGACCGCGGCGGCGGCGCGCGAGGCCGCCGCCGGCGATCAGCGCCTGCGCATCGTCGCCCTCGCGGAGAACCGCGGCCCGTCGGCCGCGCGCAATCGCGGCATCGAGGCGGCGCGGGGCCGGTGGATCGCCGTGCTCGACGCCGACGACAGCTTCGCGCCGACCCGCCTCGAGCGGCTCGTCACGCGCGCACAGGCCGCAAGCGCGGACATGGCCTGCGACGATCTGGCCGTCTTCGACCGGGACAGCGGGCGCGAGCTGTTCGCGATGTTCGCGCGCGCGCCGTTGCCGGAGCGGATCGACGCCGCGGCTTTCGTCGCCGGCAATCTTCCCGATCCGCGCGAACCACGCCGCGGCTACGGCTTCCTCAAGCCGATCCTGCGCCGGAGCTTCCTGCGCGAGCAGGGCCTCGCCTACGATGAAGAGATGCGCTTCGCCGAGGATTACGGCCTCTATCTCGGCTGCCTTCTGCGCGGCGCCGTCTGGGTCACCGACCCGGCGCCGCTCTATTCGTACGCGGTGCACGGCAACTCGCTCACGGCTTCGCACACGGCGGGCGACCTCGCGCTTCTGTGCCGGGTCGACGAGCGTGCGTTGGAGGGCGAGCCCGCCCGGGAAAATCCGCGGCTGCGCAATGCCCTGGTGCACCACCTCCTCGCCGCGCGCAAGCGCGAGCGCTGGGCGGCCTTCATCGCGCAGTTCAAGGCGCGCGACTATGGCTCCCTGCCGCGCACCGCGGCGCACAGCCCCGCCGTCTTCGCGCACATCGCCGTGCAGTGCCTGCGCCAGGCCGTCGTGCGCGGGGTGCGCCTGGTGCGCTCGCCGATCAATAGGAGCCGCGGCGGCTGA
- a CDS encoding glucosyl transferase, whose translation MSGAHSRGAPRAIAVFAHDAHESTVRKRVSAFQACGWSVDGFTFTRVRPPQAGPAPAPFWRDVPLGATRDRNYAARLPRLAAALPRILRHRRALRKAHALYARNIDMLVLAAAAKALTGARGRLVYEVLDVQRPFLARGPSGALLRFAERRLLARSGLLVVSAPDFIERYFVPVQRYRGPWFLLENKIDAGRLARAPSRSPPGAVSPSLEGPLVLGWFGVLRCARSLALLDRIAERLGERVRVVLRGRVSPEDIPPEKLEAVLARRPNIVHGGPYANPDDLAALYGGVHLAWAVDYTDAGTNSDWLLPNRLYEGGYYGAPAIARARTAAGRKVEALGLGVALPEPLEEEACAYLVGCDLRDLARRRAEILALPASLFVDETDTAALLERIAPGARQA comes from the coding sequence ATGAGCGGAGCACACTCGCGCGGGGCGCCGCGCGCCATCGCGGTCTTCGCCCACGATGCGCACGAAAGCACGGTGCGCAAGCGCGTGTCGGCGTTCCAGGCCTGCGGGTGGAGCGTGGACGGCTTCACCTTCACACGCGTGCGTCCGCCGCAGGCGGGGCCCGCACCGGCGCCGTTCTGGCGCGACGTGCCGCTCGGCGCGACCCGGGACCGCAACTACGCGGCCCGCCTGCCGCGGCTCGCGGCCGCGCTCCCGCGTATCCTGAGGCACCGGCGGGCGTTGCGGAAGGCGCACGCGCTCTACGCGCGCAACATCGACATGCTCGTCCTCGCCGCCGCGGCGAAGGCCCTCACGGGCGCGCGCGGGCGCCTCGTCTACGAGGTGCTCGACGTGCAGCGGCCGTTCCTGGCGCGGGGACCCTCGGGCGCACTGCTTCGCTTCGCAGAACGCCGGCTGCTCGCGCGCAGCGGCCTCCTCGTCGTCAGCGCACCGGATTTCATCGAGCGCTACTTCGTGCCGGTCCAGCGCTACCGCGGACCCTGGTTTCTGCTCGAGAACAAGATCGACGCGGGCCGGCTCGCACGCGCGCCCTCGCGTTCGCCGCCCGGTGCGGTCTCCCCGTCCCTCGAGGGACCGCTCGTGCTCGGCTGGTTCGGCGTGCTGCGATGCGCCCGCAGCCTCGCTCTTCTCGACCGCATCGCCGAGCGGCTCGGCGAGCGGGTGCGCGTCGTCCTGCGCGGGCGGGTCTCGCCGGAGGACATCCCCCCCGAGAAGCTCGAGGCGGTGCTCGCGCGGCGGCCGAACATCGTTCACGGCGGCCCCTACGCGAACCCCGACGATCTCGCAGCGCTGTACGGCGGCGTCCACCTCGCCTGGGCGGTGGACTACACCGACGCGGGGACGAATTCCGATTGGCTCCTGCCCAACCGCCTCTACGAGGGCGGCTATTACGGCGCGCCGGCGATCGCCCGCGCGCGGACCGCCGCCGGGCGCAAGGTCGAGGCGCTCGGCCTCGGCGTCGCCCTGCCCGAGCCGCTGGAGGAGGAGGCCTGCGCCTATCTCGTCGGCTGCGACCTGCGGGATCTCGCCCGGCGGCGGGCGGAGATCCTGGCGCTGCCCGCGTCCCTCTTCGTCGACGAGACCGATACCGCCGCGCTGCTCGAGCGGATCGCGCCGGGGGCGCGGCAGGCATGA
- a CDS encoding family 16 glycosylhydrolase — protein MSRTIITAALAASAAGIAGGIPAGAQDDAARTGGSFLEEFDGDRLDRTLWFVSDGWVNGDWHGCSWNGRNVEMRGGELALILDDTETDDRPYSCGEIQTTDVYHHGAYEVRMSGAAAPGIISAFFTYTGPHFGDPHDEIDIEFPGARPRTVELNNWVDGEDADDDGVKQDLGFDASADLHDYAFVWAPDSLRWYVDGELVREITDPARIPQTPSKIFASIFNGTEPMQDWLGRFDYPGEPLVARIARIAYTAPGEPCQFEGSIACEAPR, from the coding sequence ATGAGCAGGACGATCATCACGGCGGCGCTCGCCGCATCGGCTGCGGGCATCGCAGGCGGTATCCCGGCCGGCGCGCAGGACGACGCGGCGCGCACCGGCGGGTCCTTCCTCGAGGAGTTCGATGGCGACCGGCTCGATCGAACGCTCTGGTTCGTCTCCGACGGATGGGTCAACGGGGACTGGCACGGCTGCAGCTGGAACGGACGGAACGTCGAGATGCGCGGGGGCGAGCTCGCGCTGATCCTCGACGACACGGAGACGGACGACCGCCCGTATTCCTGCGGCGAGATCCAGACCACCGACGTCTACCACCACGGCGCCTACGAGGTCCGCATGAGCGGCGCGGCGGCGCCGGGGATCATCTCCGCCTTCTTCACCTATACGGGCCCGCACTTCGGCGATCCGCACGACGAGATCGATATCGAGTTCCCCGGCGCGCGGCCGAGGACGGTCGAGCTCAACAACTGGGTCGACGGCGAGGACGCCGACGACGACGGCGTGAAGCAGGATCTCGGCTTCGACGCGAGCGCGGATCTGCACGACTACGCCTTCGTCTGGGCGCCGGATTCGCTGCGCTGGTACGTCGACGGCGAGCTGGTGCGCGAGATCACCGACCCGGCCCGCATCCCGCAGACGCCGAGCAAGATCTTCGCGAGCATCTTCAACGGCACGGAGCCGATGCAGGACTGGCTCGGCCGCTTCGATTACCCGGGAGAGCCGCTCGTCGCTCGGATCGCGCGCATCGCGTACACCGCGCCGGGCGAGCCGTGCCAGTTCGAGGGGTCGATCGCCTGCGAGGCGCCGCGATGA
- a CDS encoding glycosyltransferase, with protein MTPAVCLCICTYRRPQGLDGLLRALAFLRLGDLPDAALRVVVVDNAPDGSAEPIVARRAPDARFALSYVHERRKGLASARNAALEAGLASGAAWIAFIDDDEAPEPGWLAAHLATLEATGAAASVGPVYPVFASPPPLWARRGGFFAAVDRDAAVDGAGVLRAREAYSGNVVLSRSALAASGLRFDPDFDEIGGEDTAFFRALAEMGHVIAVSPEAVVHEWTPADRVRPGWLVRRWFRTGGVEARLLGAELGARRAHARLRNAGRGLVRIGGGGARLVLTTLWAGWRDPARIVARLFTVARGGGLLAAAFGLGYREYARPQVEARGAPRGPEERRP; from the coding sequence ATGACGCCGGCGGTCTGCCTGTGCATCTGCACGTACCGGCGCCCGCAGGGCCTCGACGGCCTCCTGCGGGCGCTCGCGTTCCTGCGCCTCGGCGACCTTCCCGACGCGGCCCTGCGCGTGGTCGTCGTCGACAACGCGCCGGACGGGTCCGCCGAACCGATCGTGGCGCGGCGCGCCCCCGACGCGCGGTTCGCCCTCTCCTACGTCCACGAGCGGCGCAAGGGCCTCGCCAGCGCACGCAACGCGGCGCTGGAGGCGGGCCTTGCCAGCGGAGCCGCTTGGATCGCCTTCATCGACGACGACGAAGCTCCGGAGCCGGGCTGGCTCGCGGCCCATCTCGCGACGCTCGAGGCCACCGGCGCAGCCGCGAGCGTGGGTCCGGTCTACCCCGTCTTCGCGAGCCCGCCGCCCCTGTGGGCGCGGCGCGGCGGCTTCTTCGCCGCCGTCGACCGCGACGCCGCCGTCGACGGAGCGGGCGTGCTGCGCGCCCGCGAAGCCTATAGCGGGAACGTGGTCCTCTCGCGCTCGGCGCTGGCGGCCTCCGGTCTGCGGTTCGATCCGGACTTCGACGAGATCGGCGGCGAGGACACGGCCTTCTTCCGCGCGCTGGCCGAGATGGGGCACGTGATCGCGGTCTCGCCCGAGGCGGTCGTGCACGAGTGGACTCCCGCCGACCGTGTGCGCCCCGGCTGGCTGGTGCGGCGCTGGTTCCGCACCGGCGGCGTCGAGGCCCGGCTCCTCGGCGCCGAGCTCGGCGCGAGGCGGGCGCATGCGCGCCTGCGTAACGCCGGGCGCGGTCTCGTGCGCATCGGCGGCGGCGGGGCGCGCCTCGTGCTGACGACGCTGTGGGCCGGGTGGCGCGACCCCGCCCGCATCGTCGCGCGGCTGTTCACGGTCGCCCGCGGCGGCGGGCTCCTCGCCGCCGCCTTCGGCCTGGGATACCGCGAGTACGCCCGGCCTCAGGTCGAGGCGCGCGGCGCGCCCCGCGGGCCCGAAGAGCGGCGCCCATGA
- a CDS encoding glycosyltransferase family 2 protein, whose product MFEAEAGQTGCAPSPRSETFVSIAVPTLNEQTHIRACLASLLVQLDPKASEILVLDGGSRDATRAIVAQIARDHPTVRLVDNPARIQAAAINLAARTASPQADVLIRADAHADYPPNFVAEVVAALQARNAASAVVPMRTVGEKAFQRAVAAVQGSFLGNGGSAHRRGGPSRWVDHGHHAAFDRSVFLRLGGYDESFTHNEDAEYDHRLRSAGFRIWMCRAAAISYFPRERPTALARQYYNHGRGRGRTVMRHRIRPALRQLAPPAALLGSTGGLALAPLEPLFLAIPAAYLALCHAFAIALAARRRDPALLAAGIAATIMHFAWSAGFLRSVAGGFSIARPPASAHLDARPGDGPGVRPDRL is encoded by the coding sequence ATGTTCGAAGCCGAAGCCGGCCAGACCGGCTGCGCGCCGTCGCCACGTTCCGAGACGTTCGTCAGCATCGCCGTCCCGACGCTGAACGAGCAGACGCACATCCGCGCCTGCCTCGCCTCGCTCCTCGTCCAGCTCGATCCGAAGGCGAGCGAGATCCTCGTGCTGGACGGCGGCAGCCGCGACGCCACCCGCGCCATCGTGGCGCAGATCGCCAGGGATCATCCCACCGTGCGCCTCGTCGACAACCCGGCGCGGATCCAGGCGGCCGCGATCAATCTCGCCGCCCGGACGGCCTCGCCGCAGGCCGACGTGCTGATACGCGCGGACGCCCATGCCGACTATCCGCCCAACTTCGTCGCCGAGGTCGTCGCGGCCCTGCAGGCGCGAAACGCCGCGTCCGCCGTCGTGCCGATGCGCACGGTCGGCGAAAAGGCGTTCCAGCGCGCGGTCGCGGCGGTCCAGGGCAGCTTCCTCGGCAACGGCGGGTCCGCACACCGACGCGGGGGGCCGTCGCGCTGGGTCGACCACGGCCACCATGCCGCCTTCGACCGGTCGGTCTTCCTGCGGCTGGGCGGCTACGACGAGAGCTTCACGCACAACGAAGACGCCGAGTACGACCATCGCCTGCGCAGCGCGGGCTTCCGGATCTGGATGTGCCGCGCCGCGGCCATCTCCTATTTTCCGCGCGAGCGGCCGACCGCGCTGGCGCGGCAATACTACAATCACGGCAGGGGGCGGGGGCGCACGGTCATGCGCCATCGCATCCGGCCCGCGCTCCGGCAGCTGGCGCCGCCCGCGGCGCTCCTCGGCTCGACCGGTGGGCTCGCGCTGGCCCCGCTCGAGCCGCTCTTCCTCGCGATCCCAGCCGCCTATCTGGCGCTCTGCCACGCCTTCGCGATCGCTCTCGCGGCGCGCCGGCGCGATCCGGCCCTCCTCGCCGCGGGCATCGCCGCGACGATCATGCATTTCGCCTGGTCGGCGGGCTTCCTGCGCAGCGTCGCGGGCGGCTTCTCGATCGCTCGCCCGCCGGCGTCGGCGCACCTCGACGCGCGCCCGGGCGACGGTCCCGGCGTCCGCCCCGACCGCCTCTGA
- a CDS encoding sugar transferase — MQDVHEELGRHASNARTLRRPVGGLAKRALDVAIAAAALLFLLPLFLAVAAIVRGSDGGPALYRHRRIGLDGREFHCLKFRTMVPDAEAALQNHLRRDPLAAAEWRRTRKLKQDPRVTRLGGVMRQTSVDELPQLVNVLRGEMSIVGPRPIVHDEILKYGGAIEHYFRVRPGLTGPWQISGRSDTGYDERVSLDTDYVSNWSVERDIVIIVKTVPAVLSRRGSY, encoded by the coding sequence ATGCAGGACGTGCATGAGGAACTCGGTCGCCACGCGTCGAACGCGAGGACGCTCCGGCGGCCGGTCGGCGGTCTTGCCAAGCGCGCGCTCGACGTCGCGATCGCCGCCGCCGCGCTGCTCTTCCTGCTGCCGCTCTTCCTGGCCGTCGCAGCGATCGTACGCGGCTCCGACGGCGGCCCGGCGCTCTACCGGCACCGGCGGATCGGGTTGGACGGACGGGAGTTCCATTGCCTCAAGTTCCGCACCATGGTGCCAGACGCCGAGGCGGCGCTCCAGAACCATCTGCGCCGCGATCCACTGGCCGCCGCGGAATGGCGCCGCACGCGCAAGCTGAAGCAGGACCCGCGGGTCACGCGCCTGGGCGGCGTCATGCGCCAGACCAGCGTCGACGAGCTGCCGCAGCTCGTCAACGTGCTGCGCGGCGAGATGAGCATCGTCGGCCCGCGGCCCATCGTGCACGACGAGATCCTGAAGTACGGCGGCGCGATCGAGCACTACTTCCGCGTCCGGCCCGGGCTCACCGGCCCCTGGCAGATCAGCGGCCGCTCGGACACGGGCTACGACGAGCGGGTCTCGCTCGACACGGACTACGTCTCGAACTGGTCGGTCGAGCGCGACATCGTCATCATCGTCAAGACCGTCCCCGCCGTCCTCAGCCGCCGCGGCTCCTATTGA